Sequence from the Rhodococcus jostii RHA1 genome:
TCGCTCAGCCCCGAGATGTCGTCGGCGCCGAAACCCATCCGTTCGAAATTCGTGGCATAGCCGCCCACCCCGGACAGGAATCGGAGCGGAACGCGGGCGGTGTCGCGGGCCTGCGCGGCGTCGGTGCCGAGCACCGTCATCAGCGAGACGACCAGCGTGGCGTCCGGGCCGAGGCTGCGCCGCGCCTTGGCTGTGTAGTCGGGGGTGACGAGGAGCGCGACGGCCCCCGCGGCTCTGTCCCGCGCGAGTTCCAGCTTGCGTGGGCCCAGCGCGGCCAGAATCCGTCGCTCCGCCGGCACCGGCGGATCGGACCGGTCGAGCCGGTCGAGATACTCGTTCAACGCCCGGAGCGGCCGGGGGACCTGCGGGCCGCCCAGCCCGACGACGAACCGGTCCGGCGCCGTGGTCTGCAGATCCGCAAAAAGCTGTGCGACAGCGTCCGAGTCGTACACGCCGACCGGGATGATGCCGGTCGCGACGGGGATCGAGTCGGTCGCCCGGACGACGGCCGGGATCCGGTCCAGGCTGTCGATCTGACCGCCCCGCAGCCAGATCGCCGAGTAGCCGAGGGATTCCAGCCGGGCCGCCTCGTCGAGGTACGTCTCGTCCGGTGAGATGTTCAGGGTGATGCCGACGGGTCCGAGGCCTTCGATGCGAGTCATGACCCGACCGTAAAACGTCGAGTTGCGTTCAGGTCAAGGCGTCAGGCGGGCCCGAGCGTGTAGTCGACGCCCGGGCGGTCGCCCTTGCCCTTGAGCCAGCGTCCCGGCAACTTGCCGGCGAGGTCGCCGAGCGGCCCGACCGCGGCGCTGAGAATCCCCACCGTTTCCTGCAGCAGGTCGATGCTGGCGCTCATCCGCTCGAGGTTGGGCGCCAGGGCCGTCAACGTCTCGGACAGCGCCACGATCTGGTCGAGCGGGCCACCCTCGGCGATCAGCCGTTCGAACGCACCGCCCTCCGACAGCAGGGCCTCGAGGATGCCGTTCTCGGCGAGCGCCCGGTCCACGATTCCGCCCGGCGCCGTGAGCCGCTCGACCGCACCGTCCCGCGCGGTCAGCCGTTCGAGAGGTCCCTGCTCGGCGGTGAGACGGTCGAGCAGACCGTCCTTTGCGAGAAGCCGTTCCAGGGTGCCGTCCTCGGCGAGCACCCGGTCGAGCGGGCCGTCCTTGGCGAGCACCCGCTCGAGCGGGCCGCCCGGCTCGAGCAGGCGTTCGAGGGTGCCGCCCTCCGACGTGAGACGGTCGACGGGACCGCCCGGAGCGAGGAGGCGGTCGAGCGGACCACCCGGCTGGAGGGCCTGCCCGAGCGGGCGGTCGTTGGCCGCGAGCGACGACAGCTGGCTGATCACCTGCAACGGGCTGCCCTGGGTTCCCATCCCCGTGACCACACCGGTTCCGGCGACCGCCGTCCGGACGGTCACCAGGCTGGCTTCGGCGATTCCGAGACCGACATCGGCCGCAGCGAGACCGACGCGCACCGGGAGGGTCATCAACGACACCAGGTTCATGGAATTACTGTAACCCGCGACACACAAGCATCGAGTGTCACTGATCCGGTCAGTGCAGGACCTTCAGCCCGACGACGCATCCCACGATGCCCAGGATCAGGAGGATCTTCACCAGCGAGGAGCTCTCGGCGCCGGTCACCATCGCGAACCCGACCGTGAGGGCTGCGCCGATGCCGACCCAGACCGCGTACGACGTTCCGATGGGGAGACTGCGCATCGCGAACGCCAGACCCGCCATGCTGAGAATCAACGCGACACCGAATACGGCACTGGGTCCGAGTTTGGTGAACCCTTCCGATCGGCCGAGCGCGGTGGCCCAGACGGCCTCCAGGATTCCCGACAGCACAAGCACGATCCACGCCATGACAAACCTCCGGGCACCGTCTTGTCGCTGGCCGGGTACGGTGCGCTCGTCCGGATGTCGTGTCGACGATTTCCACGGTACCCAACGGGGCGCTCCGCGCCTGTGAGTGGTGAGCGAGTACACACACTCCTCGAACGCGCACGGGTCGCGAATGCGCCGATTATCTCGCAGATCGGGGTCGTCTCATTTATTGTCGAGCGAAACAGTGAATTCTGTGCATATACCACGGAAGATAACGAGGCACATCATGATGCTCGGACTGCTCGCCGCAATCAACAGCGCTTTCACCCTCGGGCTCGCCAACACGATCGGGACGTTCGGTGGAGTGGTATTCAACCTGAATGTCGTAGCCTGAACTTCCTGCCTGTCAAGACAACTCCGCTCCCGCAACCCCGCTGTCGGATCGACGGCGGGGTTGTCCCGTGTGCGACGACCGGAGGCGCCGGCGCGCGGAGCGCAACTTTCCCATCCTTGCTCATGAACCGAGAATTTCCCCCTTTTTCGGTAAAGAGGAATGGGTGATTTTATTCAGCGAATTTGCTCGCGTGTGTCGCCGCGAATTCTTCCGAGTTGACCTAGTGTTCTCCGCAACGCGCACGGACAGCGCGCAACCACCCCTCCCCGGGGCGACGATGGAGGTCATGATGCTCGGACTGCTCGGGGCACTCAACAGCGGTGTCACACTCGGATTGGCCAACACGATCCTGACGTTCGGCGGAGTAGTACTCAACCTCAACATCGTGGTGAACTGACGACCGGAATCCCACCCGCACAAGCAGGCGGTACCGGCTCACAGCAATCTCCCAGGAAACCTACAGCGACGATCCAGCGTCACAAGTGATGATGGGTTGCGTGAATGAGAAGCCTGTCGAAGCCCGCGTCCTCGTCGTCGACGACGAACCGAACATCCTCGAGTTGCTCTCCGTGAGCCTGCGTTTTCAGGGATTCGAGGTGGCGACGGCGTCGACCGGGGCCGAGGGACTCGACACGGCGCGCACGTTCCGCCCCGACGCCGTGATCCTCGACGTCATGATGCCGGGAATGGACGGGTTCGGCCTGCTCAAGCGGCTGCGCGCCGACGGTGTGGACGCTCCGGTGCTGTTCCTCACCGCGAAGGACGCGGTGGAGGACAAGATCAGCGGCCTCACCCTCGGCGCGGACGACTATGTCACCAAGCCGTTCAGTCTCGAGGAAGTGGTGACCCGGCTCCGCGTCATCCTGCGGCGGGCCGGCAAGGTGTCGGTGGAGGAGCAGTCCGCCCGCATCAAGTTCGCCGACATCGAACTCGACGACGACACGCGGGAGGTCTGGAAGGCGGGCGACCTGGTGTCGCTGTCGCCGACGGAGTTCACGCTGCTGCGGTACTTCATGGTCAACGCCGGCACCGTGCTGAGCAAGCCGCGGATCCTCGACCACGTCTGGAACTACGACTTCGGCGGTGAGGTCGGGGTGGTCGAGTCGTACGTGTCCTACCTTCGCCGGAAGGTCGACACCGGCGAGACGCCGCTGATCCACACCCTCCGCGGAGTCGGCTACGTGATGCGAGAACCGCGGCGATGACCGCGCCCGCGGCTCCGCGGGAGTCGGCCGAGGCGGTCGCCGCTGTCCCGAACGGGCCTGCGCGACGGTGGATTCGCGCGATGCCGCTGCGCATCACCCTCGTCGGCGCCGTGCTCCTGCTCTCTGCGCTCGGGCTCCTCGCGTCCGGTGTCGCGGTGACGTCGGCGCTCGAGAATTCGCTGACCAACCGCGTCGACCACCAGCTGCACGACGCGGCTCAGGGGTGGGCGAAGCCCGGCAAGTCGCGCCCGCTGCCGCCGCCGGACGAACCGAACCCCGGCCGCCCACCGAGCCCGTTCTACGTCCGCACGACGCTGGCGAACGGAACGGTCCTGCGCGAGATCAACGACGAATCCGTCTCCCCCGCACTGCCCGAGAACCCCGCGTCCGGGCCCGAGACGGTCGGCTCGACCGACAACTCCGACGTGCGGTGGCGGGTGCTGACGACGACCGCGCCGGACGGAACCGAGACCACCGTCGCGATGACACTCACCGAGAACGACGAAACGGTGAACCGGCTGATCGTGCTGCAACTCATCATCGGTGTGGTCGTGCTGATCGCGCTCGGAGTGGTGGCGTACTTCGTGGTCCGGCGTAGTCTGCGTCCCCTCGTCGAAGTGGAGGAGACCGCCGCGGCGATCGCCTCGGGCGACTTGCACCGGCGTGTTCCGGAACGGGACGATCGTACCGAGATCGGTCGACTGTCCGTGGCGCTCAACGGAATGCTCGCCCAGATCCAGCACGCGTTCGCCGCCACCGAGGCGTCGGAGGAATCGGCGCGCCGCTCCGAGGAGAAGATGCGGCGATTCGTCGCCGACGCGAGTCACGAGCTGCGCACCCCGCTCACCACGATCCGCGGCTTCGCCGAGTTGTATCGACAAGGCGCGATGACCGACACGGAAACCCTGATGAGTCGCATCGAAGGGGAGGCGTCGCGGATGGGGCTCCTCGTGGAGGATCTCCTCATGCTCGCCCGGCTCGATGCTCAGCGTCCCCTCGAGACCCGGCCCGTCGACCTGCTGTCGGTGGCGTCGGACGCCGTGCACGGGGCGCGCGCCGTCGCCCCCGATCGGTCCATCGCGCTCGACGTCCGCCCGGGACCCGGGACACCCGAGGTGATCGGTGACGAGGCGCGGCTGCGGCAGGTCCTCGGCAACCTGCTCGCCAACGCCGTCAAACACACCCCCGCCACTGCGGACGTGACGGTGCGGCTGAGCACCACCGAGCGCAGCGTCGTGCTCGAGGTGGCCGACACCGGACCGGGACTCAGCGAGGAGGACGCGGCCCGGGTGTTCGAGAGGTTCTACCGCACCGACGCGTCGCGGACCCGGGAGAGCGGTGGCAGTGGCCTCGGGTTGTCGATCGTGGCCGCCCTCGTCGCCGCCCACCGGGGGTCGGTGACCGTCGACAGCCGGCCCGGCGAGGGTGCCACGTTCCGGGTGGAACTGCCCCGGTCGAACTGACCGTCAGTCGGGGACGTTCTCCCCGTGACCGAGTTCGCGCAGTGCAGCCTTGAGCTTCGCCTGCGCCTCGACGAGCGATTCCTGGGACGGATTCTGCTCGGCGTTGCTGATGTTGAAATCGCCGAGGTCGTAGGCCGGGAAGACGTGCACGTGCAGGTGCGGCACCTCGAGACCCGCGATCAGCAGGCCTGCCCGCGGTGCGTCGAACGCGGGGCGGACGGCCTGCCCGATCGTGCGGGCGACGTCCATGACCTTCGTCCAGATCTCACCGTCGACGTCCTGCCACTGGTCCACCTCCTTGCGGGGTACGACGAGGGCATGGCCCTGGGTGACGGGGGCGATGGTGAGGAACGCGACGACGTCCTCGTCCTCCCACACGAAACGTCCGGGCAGATCTCCGTTGATGATGGCGCTGAATACAGATCCCATGGCCGCCATTATGCGGCTTCGCCCCCCGTGAGTACTTATTAACCTCCCGCGGTTAATAAGTACTCACGGGCGCGAAGCGCACAGGAAACTCCCAGCCTCCGTCCAGAGTCATCGGAGCGTACGGGACGAATCTTGGACGCATGACGACGAATTCCCTCTCCCGCGCACCGGGCGCCATGGGACGACTCGAGATCCCCGAAACCTCCGAGACCGCGCCCGTGCTCGACGTTGTCGTGCCGGTCTACAACGAGGAAGCCGGACTCGAACGTTGCGTGCGGCGGCTGCGGCGGCACCTCGACGAGAACGTTCCCTACTCCGCCCGCATCACCATCGCCGATAACGCCAGCGTCGACGCCACCCTCGCCGTGGCGCACCGGCTGGCCGCCGAGATCGACGGCATCCACGTCGTGCACCTCGACGAGAAGGGGCGAGGCCGCGCTCTGCGCGCGGTGTGGAGTGCCTCCGACGCCGAGGTGGTGGCGTACATGGACGTCGACCTGTCGACGGACCTCAACGCCCTGATGCCGCTCATCGCGCCCTTGCTGTCGGGGCATTCGGACCTCGCGATCGGTTCCCGCCTCGCCCGCTCGTCGCGGGTGGTCCGGGGACCGAAGCGCGAGTTCATCTCCCGCAGCTACAACCTCATCCTCCGCAGCGCACTGCACGCGCGGTTCTCCGACGCGCAGTGCGGGTTCAAGGCGATGCGGGCGGACGTCGCGCAGCGCCTGCTGCCGCTGGTCGAGGACACTGGGTGGTTCTTCGACACCGAGTTGCTGGTGCTCGCGGAACGTGCCGGCCTCCGCATCCACGAGGTCCCCGTCGACTGGGTCGACGACCCGGACAGTCGCGTCGACATCGTCGCGACCGCCGTCGCCGACCTCAAGGGCGTGTGGCGGGTGGGCCGGGCACTGTCCACCGGATCGCTGCCCATCGGCAGCCTGCGCGACAGTTTCGGGCGCGAGCCGCTGGTGCCCGGAGTTCCCCGCGGCATGGTCGGGCAGTTGGCCCGGTTCGCCGTGATCGGCGTCGCGTCCACCGTCGCGTACGCGCTGCTCTACCTGATCCTGCATCCGATCGTGGGTGCGCAGTGGGCCAACGCCGTCTCACTGCTCGTCACCGCTGTGCTCAACACGGCGGCGAACCGCGCGTTCACCTTCGGTGTCCGCGGATCCGAGGGTGCCGCCCGGCATCAGATGCAGGGTCTGCTCGTGTTCGCCTTCGGACTGCTGCTCACCAGCGGTTCGCTGTACGTCCTCCACTCGGCGGCCCCGGACGTGTCCAAGCACGTCGAACTCGCCGTCCTCGTTCTCGCCAATCTCGTTGCCACCATCAGCCGTTTCATAGCCCTTCGCTGGGTCTTCAGGAACGCACGCCCCGAAGGAGTTCACGCATGACGACGACCCTCGAACAACCGAAGGTCGACGCGGCCGAACCACCTCCCGCCCGCAGGCGGTGGGAGACCTGGGCGCTCGCCGCACTGCTGGTCGGGACCGCGGTCGCGTACATCTGGGGGCTCGGCGCGTCCGGCTGGGCCAACTCGTTCTACGCGGCCGCGGTGCAGGCGGGTTCGGAGTCGTGGGAGGCGTTCTTCTTCGGATCCTCCGACGCCGCCAACTCCATCACCGTCGACAAGCCTCCGATGTCGCTGTGGCTGATGGCGCTGTCGGTGCGGGTCTTCGGGCTCAGCTCGTGGGCGATGCTGGTACCGCAGGCGCTGCTCGGTGTCGGTTCCGTCGCCCTGTTGTACGCCACGGTGAAGCGGTGGTTCGGCGCCCCGGCCGGTCTGCTCGCGGGTCTGGTGCTGGCGCTGACGCCGATCGCGGTGCTGATGTTCCGGTTCAACAACCCCGACGCCCTGCTGGTGTTGCTGATGATCGCCTCCGTGTGGGCGATGCTGCGGGCCGTGGAGGACGGACGCACCCGGTGGATGGTGCTGACCGGCGTGTTCGTCGGTCTGGGGTTCCTGACCAAGCAGCTTCAGGTGATGCTCGTCGTCCCGCCGCTCGCCCTGACCTATCTCGTCGCGGGACCGCCGAAGTTCGGCAAACGCCTCGCTCAGTGCTTCGCCGCGCTCGGCGCGATGATCGTCTCGGCGGGCTGGTGGTTGCTGATCGTCGAACTGTGGCCGGCGTCGTCGCGCCCTTGGATCGGTGGTTCGCAGAACAACTCGATCCTCGAACTCACGCTGGGCTACAACGGTCTCGGCCGGTTGAACGGTGAGGAGACCGGCAGTGTCATGCCCGGCGGCGGCAGTCGCGGGGACGCCGCAACGGCCAT
This genomic interval carries:
- a CDS encoding LLM class F420-dependent oxidoreductase is translated as MTRIEGLGPVGITLNISPDETYLDEAARLESLGYSAIWLRGGQIDSLDRIPAVVRATDSIPVATGIIPVGVYDSDAVAQLFADLQTTAPDRFVVGLGGPQVPRPLRALNEYLDRLDRSDPPVPAERRILAALGPRKLELARDRAAGAVALLVTPDYTAKARRSLGPDATLVVSLMTVLGTDAAQARDTARVPLRFLSGVGGYATNFERMGFGADDISGLSDRLVDDLVAWGDADAIVARVHSHLAAGADHVAVSELGERPGEVARQLAGLLPLRA
- a CDS encoding DMT family transporter; its protein translation is MAWIVLVLSGILEAVWATALGRSEGFTKLGPSAVFGVALILSMAGLAFAMRSLPIGTSYAVWVGIGAALTVGFAMVTGAESSSLVKILLILGIVGCVVGLKVLH
- a CDS encoding response regulator transcription factor; the protein is MGCVNEKPVEARVLVVDDEPNILELLSVSLRFQGFEVATASTGAEGLDTARTFRPDAVILDVMMPGMDGFGLLKRLRADGVDAPVLFLTAKDAVEDKISGLTLGADDYVTKPFSLEEVVTRLRVILRRAGKVSVEEQSARIKFADIELDDDTREVWKAGDLVSLSPTEFTLLRYFMVNAGTVLSKPRILDHVWNYDFGGEVGVVESYVSYLRRKVDTGETPLIHTLRGVGYVMREPRR
- a CDS encoding sensor histidine kinase; translated protein: MPLRITLVGAVLLLSALGLLASGVAVTSALENSLTNRVDHQLHDAAQGWAKPGKSRPLPPPDEPNPGRPPSPFYVRTTLANGTVLREINDESVSPALPENPASGPETVGSTDNSDVRWRVLTTTAPDGTETTVAMTLTENDETVNRLIVLQLIIGVVVLIALGVVAYFVVRRSLRPLVEVEETAAAIASGDLHRRVPERDDRTEIGRLSVALNGMLAQIQHAFAATEASEESARRSEEKMRRFVADASHELRTPLTTIRGFAELYRQGAMTDTETLMSRIEGEASRMGLLVEDLLMLARLDAQRPLETRPVDLLSVASDAVHGARAVAPDRSIALDVRPGPGTPEVIGDEARLRQVLGNLLANAVKHTPATADVTVRLSTTERSVVLEVADTGPGLSEEDAARVFERFYRTDASRTRESGGSGLGLSIVAALVAAHRGSVTVDSRPGEGATFRVELPRSN
- a CDS encoding HIT family protein, whose protein sequence is MGSVFSAIINGDLPGRFVWEDEDVVAFLTIAPVTQGHALVVPRKEVDQWQDVDGEIWTKVMDVARTIGQAVRPAFDAPRAGLLIAGLEVPHLHVHVFPAYDLGDFNISNAEQNPSQESLVEAQAKLKAALRELGHGENVPD
- a CDS encoding bifunctional glycosyltransferase family 2/GtrA family protein; the protein is MTTNSLSRAPGAMGRLEIPETSETAPVLDVVVPVYNEEAGLERCVRRLRRHLDENVPYSARITIADNASVDATLAVAHRLAAEIDGIHVVHLDEKGRGRALRAVWSASDAEVVAYMDVDLSTDLNALMPLIAPLLSGHSDLAIGSRLARSSRVVRGPKREFISRSYNLILRSALHARFSDAQCGFKAMRADVAQRLLPLVEDTGWFFDTELLVLAERAGLRIHEVPVDWVDDPDSRVDIVATAVADLKGVWRVGRALSTGSLPIGSLRDSFGREPLVPGVPRGMVGQLARFAVIGVASTVAYALLYLILHPIVGAQWANAVSLLVTAVLNTAANRAFTFGVRGSEGAARHQMQGLLVFAFGLLLTSGSLYVLHSAAPDVSKHVELAVLVLANLVATISRFIALRWVFRNARPEGVHA